Sequence from the Nocardia brasiliensis genome:
AGGCCAGGCTTGGCGTACTCGTTACCGGAATTGACGTGATACGTGTTGCCCATCAGCAGCTGCTTCTGGCCCGGCGGCAGCGGAATCTCGTTGTAGATCTTCGATTCGGAGTAGGTGAACAGGTCGTGCCAGCCGCCGGTGACGAAGGTCGGGACATCGATCCGGCTCGGATCGCCCAGCCAGCCTTCCCGCGGGCGGGAGCCGCCGGTCAGCAGCTCTTTGGCGCGCGGATCGAGGTCGTCGATCCGCGCCGTGGTGTAGACGTTGAGCAGCACGTCCATGAAGGTCAACGGATCCTGCACCCGGTCGGCCAGCCAGCGGGTGTCGAACTGCCCGTTGAGCACCGAGGCCAGGTCGGGCACCAGCTTGAGTCCGTTGATGGCGGTGAGCCAGAGCGGGATGAAGTTGAAGCCGAAGCCACCGCCCGGCGCGAGCACGTCGTTCATCAGGTCGCTGCCCGGCACCACCGGGAAGATCGCCTTCAGTGCCGCCGGATGCTTCTCGGCGGCCTGCACCTGGTTGATGCCGGAGTAGGAGATGCCGTTCATGCCGATGCGGCCGTTGGACCACGGCTGGCTCGCGGCCCAGTCGATCACCTCGACGGTGTCCTGCTGTTCGCGCTGCCGGAGCATGTCCCAGGTGCCCTGGGAGAAGCCGGTGCCGCGCACATCGACCACCACCTGTGAGTAGCCGCTGCGGATCAGCTGCCGGTCGACGGTGAAGTTGCGCAGCTCACCACCGGCGAAACCCTTTGTCAGATCGGTGATCCCGGACAGCGGGGTGCCGGTGAGGTCGATCGAGCGGAGCAGGCCGAACAGTGCGTCGGACAGGCCGGGGATGGCCTGGGCATGGTCGGCCAGGTTCGACACCAGCTTGGTGTACGGCGTGAGGTTCACGACCGTCGGCGTCGGGGTGTCAATGGGCCTGCCCGCGGCGTCGGCGGGGCGATAGACGTTGCCCTTGAGCACCGTGCCATCGCTCATCGTGATGGGGACGTCCCACTGGATGTTGATGTTCGGGTACTGCTGGGGGCCGTCCTGCGCCGCGGCCCAGGCCGCGCCCGCCGCGCCGCCGTCGGGACCGGTCGGCGCCGGTGCGGCGGAGGCGCCGCCGCTGAGGAAGGGGACGAGCATCGCGGCGGCAACTGCCGCGACTGTGACCCGCAACGCGTACTTCATCGGACGTGATCCACCTCTCGGACTGGTCGAACGCCCAAAGTGTACATACCTACTTGTCGGTAAGGACAAGGGGCAACAGGTAAACAGATCCGAATGGTGGTTCACATATGGCCGCTTGACGGCGCGAACTCCACCCAGATACCCGGTAGATCGCCGATCGCGTCATCGACAGCGGACAGAACGGACACTTACCGCCCGGCGACTTCACCGTGCCATCCGGAACTGGCAGTCGCTGACTAGATGTGTCGTACAACACGTCCGGCAGATCCGGAGCAACGTACCCCACCGCACTCCGCAAGCCCGTAGCGACCCCCGTTTTCGCCGTGCGACAGCAACGCGCCGCGTCCGATTCGGACGCGGCGCGTGACGGCAGTGCCAGAGCCTGCGGCTATTTACCGCCCTGGTTCGCGACGGCGGCGGCGCCTGCGGCGGCGGCCTCGGGATCGAGATAGACGCCGGGGCCGGTCGGGCGCAGATTCTCGTCCAGCTCGTACCGCAGCGGGATGCCGGTGGGAATGTTCACGCCCGCGATGTCCGCGTCCGAGATCTGGTCGAGGTGCTTGACCAGCGCGCGCAGCGAGTTGCCGTGCGCGGCGACCAGCACCGTCTTGCCCGCGCGCACGTCCTGGGAGATGGTCGACTCCCAGTACGGGATCATCCGCTTGACCACATCGAGCAGGCACTCGGTCTTGGGCACCTCGATGCCTGCGTAGCGCGGGTCGCCGTCCTGGCTGTACTCGTCGTCCGGGTCGATCGGCGGCGGCGGGGTGTCGTAGCTGCGCCGCCACAGCATGAACTGCTCGTCGCCGTACTTGTCCCGGACCTGCGCCTTGTTCTTGCCCTGCAGCGCGCCGTAGTGCCGCTCGTTGAGCCGCCAGTCGCGCACCACCGGAATCCAGTGCCGATCGGCGGCGTCCAGCGCGATGTTCGCGGTGTTGATCGCGCGGCGCAGCAGCGAGGTGTAGACGATGTCGGGCAGGATGCCGTGCTCGGCGAGCAGCTCGCCCGCCCGTTTGCCCTCGGCGATGCCCTTGTCGGTCAGATGCACGTCCACCCAGCCGGTGAACAGGTTCAGGGCATTCCATTCGCTCTCGCCGTGGCGCAGCAGCACGAGGGTGTACGTCATGGGGCCCATCCTTCCATGGGCCGACGAGCCGGTCGAAGCGTTCCCCCGCTGGTCCGGGCCGGGCCGGGGTCAGCCCACGTGGTCGGCGTCGACCTGACTCGTGGCGAGCACACCCGCGCCGACCAGCGTCGCGCCGTTGCTGACCGCGGACAGCTCGACACTGATGTCGCGGGTGAAATCCAGGCGGGCGTGCTTGCGCAGCGCCGTGCGCAATGGATCCCACAGCGGCGCACCGGATTGCGCGAAACCGCCGCCGATCACCACCGTGTCGACATCGAGCAGCGCGGCGGCCGAGGCGATCGCCTGGCCGAGCGCGGTGCCCGCGCGATGCAGCGCCGCCAGCGCGATCGGTTCGCCGCGGCGCGCGTCCTCGGCCAGTTGCACGCCGGTGCTGCCCGGCCAGCCCTGCTCGACCGCCCAGCGCACCGACGACATCCCGCTCGCGACGGCCTCCACGCAACCGACGCCGCCGCACAGGCAGGGCACGTCCCAGCCGGGCACCACGATATGACCGATATGGCCCGCGTTGCCGGTGCGGCCGAGCACCACCCGCCCGTCCGCGATGAGCCCGCCGCCGATGCCAGAGGACACCGTGAGCGCCAGCCCGTTCGGCACGCCGCGCAGCGCGCCGACGTGATGCTCGGCCAGCGCGAGGCAGGCGCCGTCGATGGCGAAGCTGACCGGGGCGCCGGGGAACAGCGCGCGCACCGAGTCGACGATCGGGAAGCCCGCCTTCCATTCCGGGATGTTCAGCGGGCTGGTGACGCCGGTCCTGGTGTCCACCGGCCCGGCCGAGCCGATGCCGACCGCGGTCACCGTCGCCGCGCCCGCCACCTCGAGCAGCAGCGCGCGGCATGTCTCCCATACCGCCTCGGGCGGCACCGGGACCTGACGCACCTCGCCCACCGTCCGGTCGGCGTGCACGATGCCCGCCGCGAACTTCGTCGCGCCGATATCGAGAGCAAGAACGGTCATCGGGGTGCCACCTTCATGATCGAAACCACAAGCGATTGTCACCCGTGCCAGGTCCGACCGCACCGGATCGGCGTCGATTGCCCGGCGGACCGAACCTAGGGCTGGTCGGCGGCGTCCACCAGGTGCTCGAAGGCACGCAGGTTCTTCAGCGATTCACCGCGCGAGACGCGCCACTTCCATTCCTTGCGAATGGATTCGGCGAAACCGAGTTCGAGCAGCACATTGAAATCGGCGTCGACCGCCTCGAGGATCTGACCGAACACTCGGTCCAGTTCGTCGGGGGTGACGGCGTGGGTGGCGATCCGGCCGACCAGGTAGATGTCGCCGACCCGGTCCAGGGTGTAGGCCACGCCGTACACGAACGATTCGATGCGCACGCCGTGCTTGCCGACGGTGAGCATGACCGTGGTCTTCAGTTTCCGCTCGCCGGGCAGGATCACGACGAAGGTGTCCGCGCCGGAGCGGGTGTGTTCGATCTCCCGCTCGCGCAGGGTCTCCTCGATCACCCGCGCGGTGGCCTGCGCCTCGGGTGCGCGCTCACCTGAGCTCACTGACGTGCTCCCATCCGGCGCCGCCACAGCGCCCGCGACCTGGCCTGACCGGAGTCAAGGCTAATGCGTTCACCGGATACCCGCTCCCGGGTGTCCGCACGCACGAGCCGTCCGGCGCCCAGTGCGGCGCGTTCCGCGCGGAAGTCGTGCAGCGCGGCGGAGTAGCTGGTCAGCAGGCCCGCCGCGGTGTGCTCCCAGGAGAAGTTCGCGGCGTGCTCGACCGCACGCGCGCTCATCCGGTGCAGCCGCTCGGGGTCGGCGAGCAGATGACCGAGCGCACCCGCCCAGTCCGGGGTCCGATGGCCGGGGACGAGCAGTCCGGATTCGCCGTGCCGGACCGCGGTGCCCAGCCCGCCGACATCGGCGGCGAGCACCGGGGTGCCGCTGGCCTGCGCCTCGATCGCGACCAGGCCGAAGGACTCGTTGTAGCTCGGCACCGCGACCAGATCCGCGGCCTGATAGACCAGCACCAGCCGGTCCGGCGGCTGCGGCGGCAGAAAGGTGACCCGGTCCGCGATGCCCAGCTCGGCGGCCAGTTCGATCAGCGCGTCCGGCCGATCCAGGCCGCTGCCCGACGGGCCGCCGACGATGAGCACGCGCAGGTTGCGCAGCTGCCCGGCGCGCAGCACCTCGGCGGCGGCGCGGACCAGCACGTCGGGCGCCTTCAACGGTTGGATGCGGCCGACGAACGCGACGACCCGCTCGTCGGTGGCCAGGCCGAGCGCGGCACGGGCGGCGGCCTTGTCGCCGGGGCGATATCGGGACAGGTCCGCGCCCGGCGGCACGACATCGATGCGTTCGGGTTCGGCGCCGTACAGCTCGACGAGCTGACGCGCCTCCTCCGCGGTGTTGGCGACCAGCCGATCCGCCTCGGCGATCACCTGCTTCTCGCCGATCTCCCTGGTCAAAGGCTCCGGACAGTCACCGTCGGCGAGCGCGGCGTTCTTCACCGCGGCCAGCGTGTGCGCGGTGTGCACCAGCGGCACCCGCCAGCGGTCCCTGGCCAGCCAGCCGACCTGGCCGGAGAGCCAGTAGTGCGAGTGCACGAGGTCGTAGTAGCCGGGCTGATGCCTGGCTTCCTGCCGCAGCACCTCGGCGGTGAACGGGCACAGCTGGGTGGGCAGGTCGCGTTTGTCGAGGCCCTCGAACGGGCCCGCCACCACGTTGCGCACGAGCACGCCGGGGCCCGCCTCTTGCACGGGTGGCAGATTGGAGCTGGTGGCCCGGGTGAAGATCTCCACCTCGGTGCCGCGCCTGGCCAGTTGCAGCGCGGTCTGCAGCACGTAGACGTTCATGCCGCCCGCGTCGCCGGTGCCCGGTTGCGCCAGCGGCGAGGTATGCACCGACAAGACGGCGACACGGTTCGGCCGTAGGTCCGGGCGGCGTTGACTCACACCATCCATAGTGCACGTTGCATTCCCCCGCTCAGAGCCATCAGCCCGCCAAGTGAGAGCTATCACAAGGCGGCGGTGAACCCGCTCACACCGTCGCGTGGTGCCTACCAGCGACGACTTCGGCCGACCCGGACCGAACCGGAATCAACTGGGGAACCGGCCGACACCGGGGACGCGATCAAAGCCCCTCGACGAACCCGTTCACCTCGGCCACGAAGCGCGACCGGTCCTCGATGAACAGACCGTGCTGGACGCCCGCCCAGTACGAGGTCCGCGCGTCCGGCACCACGTCGGCGATGTAGCGGCCGTTCTCGATCGGCACCACCGGGTCCGCGGTTCCGTGCAGCACCGACACCGGAACATCAAGCGCCCGAAGGGTTTCGGTGTTGTCGACGGTGCGGTAGAACAGCGCCTTGCGCACCGAGGGCGCGGTGGCGAGGCTCGCGCCGAACAACCGCTGGGCGTCGGCGCCCTTGTCCGCCCCCTGGCCGGTGTTGGCGTTGCCGAACGCGCCGAACGCCTTCACCGCACGCCCCGCGCTCTCCTCGAAGACACCGGGCATCGCGGCCTGCATGGCCGGACCGACCGCGGCGCCGGGCACGCCGCGGCCGAGGTTGGCCATCGACCCGGTATAGATGACGCCCGCGACCGCGCCGGTGCCGTACGCGGTAAGGTAGTCGCTGAGCACGATGCCGCCGTAGGACCAGCCGAGCAGGATCGCGCCGGTGTCGATGCCCTCGGCCGCCAGCACGGCCGCGATATCGGCGGCCCAGTTCTTCGGATCGTCGTAGCCGGCCGCAGGCGCGTCGGAGTAACCGTGTCCACGCAGGTCGACGGCGATCACCCGCAGCCGCGTCGCGAGCTCGTCGGCCGCGCGACCCCAGCAGAGCAGGTTCGCCGACCAGCCGTGCAGGAGCAGCAGCGGTCGCGCGCCCGCCGGGCCGCTGACCCGATAAACGATGTTCGTGCCGTCCGCGCTCACCACGTCCCGTAATGCCATGCGGCTCAGGCTAACGGTGATCCCCACAACAGCCCCGGCCTCGGTCACGGACCCGGCCCCTAGGATCAGGCCCATGAGTCAGCGCACTGCCGTCGTCACCGGAGCCAGCTCGGGTATCGGGGAGGCCACCGCCAGGGAACTGGCGAAACAGGGCTATCACGTGGTGCTCGGCGCCCGCAGGCTCGACCGCCTGCACCGCATCGCCGACGAGATCGGCGGCACCGCACTCGAACTCGATGTCACCTCGGACGAGTCGGTGCGCGCCTTCACCGACGCGATCGACCGGGCCGACGTGCTGGTCAACAACGCCGGCGGCGCCAAGGGCCTGGCCACGGTCGCCGACGCCGACCTCGACGACTGGCGCTGGATGTGGGAAACCAACGTGCTGGGCACCTTGCGCCTGACCAAAGCGCTGCTACCCAAGCTGATCGCCTCCGGGGACGGTCTGATCGTCACCATCACCTCGGTCGCCGCGTTCGTCGCCTACGACAACGGCTCCGGCTACACCTCGGCCAAGCACGCGCAGGCGGTGCTGCACCGCACGCTGCGCGGCGAGCTGCTCGGCCAACCGGTGCGGCTCACCGAAATCGCGCCGGGCGCAGTGGAAACCGAGTTCTCCCTGGTGCGCTTCAACGGCGACGAGCAGCGCGCGGCCAAGGTCTACCAGGGCATCGACCCGCTGGTCGCCCAGGACATCGCGGAGATCATCGGCTTCGTCGCGTCGCGCCCCCCGCACGTGAACCTCGATCAGATCATCGTGAAGCCGCGCGATCAGGCCGACGCGGGGCGCTTCGCTCGCCGCGACTGACCTCGATAGCGAATACGAATAACTCACTGCGCCTTAGGAGTTCGCTGGTTGATTGCCAGGCCTAGCCGACCGGGCGCTGCCGTTAGCATCGGGGCGTCGGCTGCCAGCTAACTCAGATCGGAGTTGTTCGCCTCATGCTCAAGGGCTTCAAAGAGTTCCTGATGCGCGGG
This genomic interval carries:
- a CDS encoding CocE/NonD family hydrolase; protein product: MKYALRVTVAAVAAAMLVPFLSGGASAAPAPTGPDGGAAGAAWAAAQDGPQQYPNINIQWDVPITMSDGTVLKGNVYRPADAAGRPIDTPTPTVVNLTPYTKLVSNLADHAQAIPGLSDALFGLLRSIDLTGTPLSGITDLTKGFAGGELRNFTVDRQLIRSGYSQVVVDVRGTGFSQGTWDMLRQREQQDTVEVIDWAASQPWSNGRIGMNGISYSGINQVQAAEKHPAALKAIFPVVPGSDLMNDVLAPGGGFGFNFIPLWLTAINGLKLVPDLASVLNGQFDTRWLADRVQDPLTFMDVLLNVYTTARIDDLDPRAKELLTGGSRPREGWLGDPSRIDVPTFVTGGWHDLFTYSESKIYNEIPLPPGQKQLLMGNTYHVNSGNEYAKPGLPPRLDVLQRAWFDKWLKGIDNGIDQYGPVTLRQQGGGWITTDSFAAPTESANPSAQEPTYQRMYLSASASGTAGSAYDGSLTAQANGDTARLTISPGLSTLCSNDAAQGSAGILSIIDGCAKDSRVAETNGLTFTSNPVAEPTSISGRIAVRLNTVQDAADGYWVTTINDVAPDGQSTVLSSGQLMASLREVDEANSSRSANGDYTDPRPFTSLERRQPTVPGEVTTLDIALPATEAILQPGHRLRIDIFAGNFPKGLPILPMLLDTGFKPQHVQLDPNRPSFVNVPVRGNPRW
- a CDS encoding phosphoglyceromutase, with product MTYTLVLLRHGESEWNALNLFTGWVDVHLTDKGIAEGKRAGELLAEHGILPDIVYTSLLRRAINTANIALDAADRHWIPVVRDWRLNERHYGALQGKNKAQVRDKYGDEQFMLWRRSYDTPPPPIDPDDEYSQDGDPRYAGIEVPKTECLLDVVKRMIPYWESTISQDVRAGKTVLVAAHGNSLRALVKHLDQISDADIAGVNIPTGIPLRYELDENLRPTGPGVYLDPEAAAAGAAAVANQGGK
- a CDS encoding ROK family protein — its product is MTVLALDIGATKFAAGIVHADRTVGEVRQVPVPPEAVWETCRALLLEVAGAATVTAVGIGSAGPVDTRTGVTSPLNIPEWKAGFPIVDSVRALFPGAPVSFAIDGACLALAEHHVGALRGVPNGLALTVSSGIGGGLIADGRVVLGRTGNAGHIGHIVVPGWDVPCLCGGVGCVEAVASGMSSVRWAVEQGWPGSTGVQLAEDARRGEPIALAALHRAGTALGQAIASAAALLDVDTVVIGGGFAQSGAPLWDPLRTALRKHARLDFTRDISVELSAVSNGATLVGAGVLATSQVDADHVG
- a CDS encoding YbjN domain-containing protein: MSSGERAPEAQATARVIEETLREREIEHTRSGADTFVVILPGERKLKTTVMLTVGKHGVRIESFVYGVAYTLDRVGDIYLVGRIATHAVTPDELDRVFGQILEAVDADFNVLLELGFAESIRKEWKWRVSRGESLKNLRAFEHLVDAADQP
- the mshA gene encoding D-inositol-3-phosphate glycosyltransferase, producing MDGVSQRRPDLRPNRVAVLSVHTSPLAQPGTGDAGGMNVYVLQTALQLARRGTEVEIFTRATSSNLPPVQEAGPGVLVRNVVAGPFEGLDKRDLPTQLCPFTAEVLRQEARHQPGYYDLVHSHYWLSGQVGWLARDRWRVPLVHTAHTLAAVKNAALADGDCPEPLTREIGEKQVIAEADRLVANTAEEARQLVELYGAEPERIDVVPPGADLSRYRPGDKAAARAALGLATDERVVAFVGRIQPLKAPDVLVRAAAEVLRAGQLRNLRVLIVGGPSGSGLDRPDALIELAAELGIADRVTFLPPQPPDRLVLVYQAADLVAVPSYNESFGLVAIEAQASGTPVLAADVGGLGTAVRHGESGLLVPGHRTPDWAGALGHLLADPERLHRMSARAVEHAANFSWEHTAAGLLTSYSAALHDFRAERAALGAGRLVRADTRERVSGERISLDSGQARSRALWRRRMGARQ
- a CDS encoding alpha/beta fold hydrolase, with the protein product MALRDVVSADGTNIVYRVSGPAGARPLLLLHGWSANLLCWGRAADELATRLRVIAVDLRGHGYSDAPAAGYDDPKNWAADIAAVLAAEGIDTGAILLGWSYGGIVLSDYLTAYGTGAVAGVIYTGSMANLGRGVPGAAVGPAMQAAMPGVFEESAGRAVKAFGAFGNANTGQGADKGADAQRLFGASLATAPSVRKALFYRTVDNTETLRALDVPVSVLHGTADPVVPIENGRYIADVVPDARTSYWAGVQHGLFIEDRSRFVAEVNGFVEGL
- a CDS encoding SDR family NAD(P)-dependent oxidoreductase, which gives rise to MSQRTAVVTGASSGIGEATARELAKQGYHVVLGARRLDRLHRIADEIGGTALELDVTSDESVRAFTDAIDRADVLVNNAGGAKGLATVADADLDDWRWMWETNVLGTLRLTKALLPKLIASGDGLIVTITSVAAFVAYDNGSGYTSAKHAQAVLHRTLRGELLGQPVRLTEIAPGAVETEFSLVRFNGDEQRAAKVYQGIDPLVAQDIAEIIGFVASRPPHVNLDQIIVKPRDQADAGRFARRD